From Bacteroidota bacterium, the proteins below share one genomic window:
- a CDS encoding YiiD C-terminal domain-containing protein, with amino-acid sequence MKRLLQLLQDAERSPIRLWLLNRIVARAIPFNAPHGIRIQRITPFGIQATLPYRRKNLNHLKGLHACSLATLGEFTAGMSLLHALRSMDYRLIMKEIKVTYHRQGKSDARAECRLDETWLRQHVKEPLHSSDAVFVPIQVPVTDESGESLCTVEVHWQVKRWDKVRTQS; translated from the coding sequence ATGAAAAGGCTGTTGCAACTTCTCCAAGACGCGGAACGCTCACCGATCCGGTTGTGGCTGCTCAACCGCATCGTTGCACGCGCCATCCCATTCAACGCGCCACACGGCATCCGTATCCAGCGTATTACACCCTTCGGAATTCAGGCGACGCTTCCGTACCGGCGCAAGAACCTCAATCACCTGAAAGGATTACATGCCTGCTCACTGGCGACATTGGGCGAATTCACCGCGGGCATGTCGTTGCTGCATGCGCTTCGATCAATGGACTACCGGTTGATCATGAAAGAAATCAAGGTAACCTATCACCGTCAGGGCAAATCGGACGCGCGGGCGGAATGCAGGCTTGACGAAACCTGGTTGCGTCAGCACGTGAAGGAACCGCTTCACTCATCTGACGCGGTGTTCGTACCCATCCAGGTACCCGTAACCGATGAAAGCGGCGAATCACTTTGCACGGTCGAAGTACACTGGCAGGTCAAGCGCTGGGATAAGGTCCGGACTCAGTCCTAA
- a CDS encoding S8 family serine peptidase, which produces MRLSVLIAALALAIPCFAGHPVVPGNEIRLASGTITTVQDFSDESLSRISSQDLFDDRYYRIIQFNSIPDPIQKRQLETAGLRFVSYLPANAWLVSLPRSVDSRLLTRTNVRTVLPVDERYKLNRRVAEGSFPDHAIRTGGRVELQLSFFPDVSFEHATAVLQQNGARITAAQSGFGLVNVEFPKEDINRLVRLPFVRYIEPVAPASYPEDSRGRSLHRSNYINSDIPSGLHYNGNGVAISLADDGEVGPHIDFQGRITQLMNSGAGGTHGDMTSGIAVGAGNLDPTIRGMADGARIYIHDIGAGSVGYDHIYQAPHYLDSLGAIITSTSYSQGCNDYNAISQTGDQIVNDNPSLTLVFSAGNNAQGDCGYGAGTPWGTITGGFKIGKNVIAVGNLDAYEVIDPSSSHGPADDGRVKPDICANGRDQLSTDENNTYQVGGGTSAACPSVAGTTAQLYQAYRELNSGSDPESPLIKATLLNTAEDIGNDGPDYSYGYGRINARRALQTLANRTYVLDSVGQGSSRNISITVPSGVRQLRVLLYWLDPAGDPSAAFQLVNDLDLTLSHASIGILQPWILDPTPNASTIGLPAVRGADHLNNVEQVTLDNPSTGTFTASVSGNAVPSGMQKFYVVWEFRTDEIVLTYPTGGEGFAIGSEELLRWDAYGVSTPFTLEFSPDNGANWQPIATVGPDIRQYAWTPIASQRSGEALVRITRGSDSDLSDETFTVSGIPQNLHVDFACPDTMQIGWNAVTGATAYEVSVLGSRYMDSVMTVTGTTAQLAIPATNEVWFSVRALVGNGKGRRANAVQKAPGLVSCSLADDIGLSTMIFPVEGNLYPCFPLNSVPVTVEIRNDGLNTASGFQLSYTINGGSPVTETYTGSLIHGATTNFTFAVPADFSAGGAFNLVVTVNATPDLNLANNELDINLQVVAAGAAAPLQEAFAPAFPPAGWDVIASGPDYEWSVKTNITGSDGSNTDAAWFDNYSYNNSGALDYLVTILVDFAAVAYPQLLFDVAYAQFSGYEDGLRIEQSADCGATWTATGYEKIGAALASVPSSNTDWSPSSGNDWRNDTVELTSLAGELALIRFVNINDFGNNLYIDNINLQNNNVLSSGVPVRIPALAIFPNPGTGVYTVDLRDLPLGSVQLTLTDVSGRLIESRNLMNNGRVTEQLNLLNEPVGVYILQVRTAEKVYSMRLTKI; this is translated from the coding sequence ATGCGTTTATCTGTACTGATTGCAGCCCTCGCGCTGGCTATTCCTTGCTTTGCGGGACATCCCGTCGTTCCCGGTAACGAGATCCGACTTGCTTCCGGAACCATTACCACGGTGCAGGATTTCAGTGATGAATCCCTTAGCCGTATTTCATCGCAGGATCTGTTCGACGATCGTTATTATCGGATCATACAGTTCAACAGTATTCCCGATCCGATACAAAAGCGTCAACTTGAAACCGCGGGTCTTCGCTTCGTCTCCTATCTGCCTGCCAATGCCTGGCTGGTCTCGCTGCCGCGTTCAGTGGACAGCCGCTTGCTGACCAGGACGAACGTTCGTACTGTACTCCCGGTCGATGAACGCTACAAATTGAACCGACGGGTCGCGGAAGGCAGTTTTCCGGATCATGCTATCCGTACCGGCGGACGCGTGGAATTGCAGTTGAGCTTTTTCCCGGATGTTTCATTCGAACACGCGACCGCGGTACTGCAACAAAACGGCGCCAGGATAACCGCTGCTCAATCGGGTTTCGGTCTGGTGAACGTGGAATTTCCAAAGGAGGATATCAATCGTCTGGTACGACTTCCTTTCGTGCGATACATTGAGCCGGTTGCTCCCGCTTCTTATCCTGAAGATAGCCGGGGCCGTTCACTGCACCGGAGCAATTATATCAACAGCGACATTCCGTCGGGCTTACATTATAATGGCAACGGTGTCGCCATCTCACTCGCCGACGATGGCGAGGTCGGTCCTCACATCGACTTCCAGGGCCGCATCACGCAATTGATGAACAGCGGTGCCGGCGGAACACACGGCGACATGACCTCGGGAATCGCGGTCGGCGCCGGAAACCTGGACCCCACCATTCGCGGTATGGCCGATGGTGCCCGGATCTACATTCACGATATCGGAGCCGGTTCGGTTGGATACGACCACATCTACCAGGCGCCGCACTATCTCGATTCCCTCGGCGCGATCATCACGTCCACTAGCTACAGCCAGGGTTGCAATGATTACAATGCCATTTCTCAGACGGGTGATCAGATCGTAAACGATAATCCATCCCTCACACTGGTCTTTTCCGCCGGGAACAATGCCCAGGGCGATTGCGGCTACGGCGCCGGTACTCCCTGGGGTACGATCACCGGCGGCTTCAAGATCGGCAAGAACGTGATCGCTGTTGGCAACCTCGATGCCTACGAGGTGATCGATCCCAGCAGTTCCCACGGCCCGGCCGACGATGGTCGTGTCAAACCGGACATCTGCGCCAATGGTCGCGACCAGCTTTCCACCGACGAGAACAATACCTACCAGGTCGGAGGAGGCACCAGCGCTGCCTGTCCTTCCGTTGCCGGAACAACCGCTCAACTGTACCAGGCCTATCGTGAGCTGAACAGTGGAAGTGACCCCGAGTCTCCGCTTATCAAGGCTACCCTCTTGAACACTGCGGAAGATATCGGCAATGACGGACCTGATTACAGTTACGGATATGGCCGTATCAATGCACGTAGGGCGTTACAGACGTTGGCGAACCGGACGTATGTACTCGATTCGGTTGGCCAGGGCTCTTCACGCAACATCTCCATTACGGTGCCTTCCGGTGTCCGCCAGCTTCGCGTGTTACTGTACTGGTTGGATCCGGCTGGAGATCCTTCCGCGGCGTTTCAACTGGTGAATGACCTGGATCTGACCCTGAGCCATGCGTCCATTGGCATTTTGCAACCCTGGATACTCGATCCGACGCCGAATGCTTCAACCATTGGTCTGCCGGCTGTACGCGGAGCCGATCACCTCAATAACGTAGAACAGGTAACGCTCGACAACCCCTCGACCGGAACCTTCACCGCAAGCGTGTCAGGTAACGCTGTCCCGTCCGGAATGCAAAAGTTTTATGTGGTATGGGAATTCCGAACGGATGAGATCGTGTTAACGTACCCGACCGGTGGTGAAGGCTTTGCTATCGGCTCGGAAGAATTGCTGCGCTGGGATGCCTATGGCGTTTCGACACCGTTCACACTCGAGTTTTCGCCGGACAATGGCGCGAACTGGCAACCGATCGCTACCGTTGGCCCAGATATTCGTCAATATGCATGGACACCCATCGCTTCCCAGCGTAGCGGCGAAGCATTGGTTCGGATTACACGTGGTTCGGATTCAGACCTGTCGGATGAGACGTTCACGGTAAGTGGTATACCCCAAAACCTTCACGTGGATTTTGCCTGCCCGGATACCATGCAGATCGGATGGAATGCCGTAACAGGCGCAACGGCGTATGAAGTCAGTGTGCTGGGTTCGCGCTACATGGACTCCGTAATGACCGTTACCGGCACTACCGCCCAACTTGCCATTCCTGCTACCAATGAAGTTTGGTTCAGTGTAAGAGCACTTGTCGGAAATGGCAAGGGACGCAGAGCCAATGCCGTTCAGAAGGCTCCCGGGCTGGTCAGTTGCAGCCTTGCCGACGATATCGGCCTTAGCACGATGATCTTCCCGGTGGAAGGGAACCTCTATCCTTGTTTCCCGCTCAACAGTGTTCCGGTTACGGTCGAAATACGCAACGATGGCTTGAATACTGCCTCAGGCTTCCAGTTGTCATATACGATCAACGGCGGCTCGCCTGTTACCGAGACGTACACGGGTTCACTGATTCATGGCGCTACTACGAACTTTACGTTTGCGGTCCCGGCCGATTTCTCCGCGGGCGGAGCATTCAATCTGGTCGTGACGGTTAACGCCACCCCGGATCTGAACCTCGCCAACAACGAACTGGACATCAACCTCCAGGTAGTAGCAGCCGGAGCCGCGGCGCCTTTGCAGGAAGCGTTTGCTCCAGCATTCCCGCCAGCCGGTTGGGACGTGATCGCATCCGGACCTGATTATGAATGGTCGGTCAAAACCAATATCACCGGATCTGACGGTTCGAATACCGATGCTGCCTGGTTCGATAATTACAGTTACAACAATTCCGGCGCACTCGATTACCTGGTGACCATCCTGGTGGACTTCGCGGCGGTCGCTTATCCGCAGTTGCTGTTCGATGTCGCCTATGCCCAATTCTCCGGTTACGAAGATGGCTTGCGGATTGAGCAATCCGCCGATTGCGGCGCTACCTGGACGGCTACCGGTTATGAGAAGATCGGTGCAGCACTGGCTTCCGTGCCTTCGAGCAATACCGACTGGTCGCCTTCCTCCGGGAACGATTGGAGAAATGACACGGTTGAACTGACTTCCCTGGCCGGAGAACTGGCGCTGATACGCTTTGTCAACATCAACGATTTTGGCAATAACCTTTACATCGACAACATCAATCTCCAGAATAACAATGTGCTTTCTTCGGGAGTTCCGGTCCGTATTCCGGCACTCGCGATTTTCCCGAACCCCGGAACCGGAGTGTACACCGTCGATCTCCGCGATCTGCCGCTTGGTTCGGTACAACTGACCCTTACCGATGTTAGCGGTCGACTGATCGAGTCGCGCAACCTGATGAATAACGGCAGGGTAACGGAGCAATTGAATTTGCTAAACGAGCCCGTCGGCGTCTACATCCTGCAGGTTCGTACGGCTGAAAAGGTCTACAGCATGCGCCTGACGAAAATCTGA
- a CDS encoding enoyl-CoA hydratase/isomerase family protein yields MSKRSIKQVAVLGSGIMGSRIACHFANIGLKVLLLDIAPDKLTDEEAKAGKSLEDPAVRNRIVNTSFQNTLKANPAPLYRKSFAGRIRTGNFTDHLKDIATCDWVLEAVIENIDIKRSLFEQVERYRKPGTLITSNTSGIPIHLMAQGRSEDFRKHFCGTHFFNPPRYLRLLEIIPTPDTDPVIVDFLMEYGDRFLGKTTVLCKDTPAFIANRIGVFSIMSLFHLVEQMGLSVDEVDKLTGPVLGRPKSATFRTCDVVGIDTLVKVAKDVYDRCPEDAARDAFQLPAYVSKLVENKWFGDKTVQGFYKKVKGAGGKSEILSLDLKTLEYIPKAKVKFATLDQTKSIDNLRDRIPVLLKGTDKAGEFYRRSFASLFQYISYRIPEVSDEIYRIDQAVAAGFGWEMGPFAIWELLGVKAFTDVMKSLGHAPAPWVEKFIASGNETFYRYASGRRECYDVASGTYRREDGGAGLVLLDAHRSNLVWKNTGCSLLDIGDGVLNMEFHTKMNSIGGEVIAGVNKAIEIAEKDYRGLVIGNEGQNFSAGANIAMIFMLATEQDWDEIDMAIRAFQNMNMRVRYSSVPVVVAPHALTLGGGCEMTLHADKVVASAESYIGLVEFGVGLIPGGGGSKEFALRASDAYRENTIDEQMLREYFLTIGMAKVSTSAHEAFDLRILVDGRDEVVVNPDRVIGEAKRAVLELADDGYTRPVERTDIKVLGRSALGMIYAGANAMESGHFISEHDRKISQKLAWVLSGGDLSAPTLVSEKYLLDLEREAFLSLCGERKTLERIQSILTSGKPLRN; encoded by the coding sequence ATGAGCAAACGATCGATCAAACAGGTGGCCGTACTCGGCAGCGGAATCATGGGTTCCCGCATCGCCTGTCACTTCGCCAACATCGGACTCAAGGTCCTCTTGTTGGATATCGCCCCCGATAAACTCACCGATGAGGAAGCCAAGGCCGGCAAGTCACTGGAGGATCCCGCCGTTCGGAATCGCATCGTGAACACCAGTTTCCAGAACACACTCAAGGCGAATCCGGCACCGCTCTACCGCAAGTCGTTCGCTGGGCGCATCCGGACAGGCAACTTTACCGATCATCTCAAGGATATCGCGACCTGCGACTGGGTGCTGGAGGCTGTTATCGAGAATATCGATATCAAACGCTCGCTCTTCGAACAGGTGGAGCGCTACCGGAAACCCGGTACACTGATTACCTCCAACACCTCCGGCATTCCCATCCACCTGATGGCTCAGGGGCGTAGCGAGGATTTCCGAAAACACTTCTGCGGAACGCACTTCTTTAACCCGCCCCGCTACCTGCGCCTGCTGGAGATCATTCCGACTCCGGACACCGATCCGGTCATCGTTGATTTCCTGATGGAATACGGCGACCGTTTCCTCGGCAAAACGACCGTGCTTTGTAAGGATACTCCGGCATTCATCGCCAACCGCATCGGCGTCTTCTCGATCATGTCGCTCTTTCACCTGGTCGAACAAATGGGGCTTTCGGTGGATGAGGTGGATAAACTCACCGGCCCGGTACTCGGACGCCCGAAGTCGGCCACCTTCCGGACCTGTGATGTCGTGGGCATCGATACCCTGGTCAAGGTCGCGAAGGACGTGTACGACCGTTGCCCCGAGGACGCTGCACGCGACGCGTTTCAACTGCCTGCCTATGTAAGCAAGCTGGTCGAAAACAAATGGTTCGGTGACAAGACCGTACAGGGTTTCTATAAGAAAGTCAAAGGTGCCGGAGGAAAGAGCGAGATTCTATCACTCGACCTCAAGACGCTCGAGTATATTCCCAAAGCCAAAGTCAAGTTCGCGACGCTGGACCAGACCAAGTCTATCGACAACCTCCGCGACCGTATTCCGGTCTTGCTCAAAGGGACCGATAAGGCGGGAGAGTTCTACCGTCGCTCGTTCGCGTCGCTCTTCCAGTACATCTCCTACCGCATTCCGGAAGTGTCCGACGAGATCTATCGGATCGATCAGGCCGTCGCTGCCGGATTTGGCTGGGAGATGGGACCTTTTGCCATCTGGGAACTGCTCGGTGTGAAAGCATTCACCGATGTGATGAAGTCGCTCGGCCATGCGCCGGCTCCCTGGGTGGAGAAATTCATCGCCTCCGGGAATGAGACTTTTTATCGCTATGCGTCCGGCCGTCGTGAATGTTACGATGTCGCTTCCGGAACCTACCGCCGGGAAGACGGCGGAGCAGGCCTGGTTCTGCTCGATGCGCACCGCTCCAATCTTGTTTGGAAGAATACCGGTTGCTCGCTACTCGATATCGGCGATGGTGTCCTCAACATGGAGTTCCACACCAAGATGAATTCCATCGGCGGAGAAGTGATCGCCGGTGTCAACAAGGCCATCGAGATCGCCGAGAAGGATTATCGCGGTTTGGTCATCGGCAACGAAGGACAGAACTTCAGTGCCGGCGCCAACATCGCCATGATCTTCATGCTGGCTACCGAGCAAGACTGGGACGAGATCGACATGGCCATTCGTGCTTTTCAGAACATGAACATGCGCGTTCGCTACAGCTCGGTCCCCGTGGTCGTAGCGCCGCACGCCCTTACGCTGGGCGGAGGTTGTGAGATGACCTTGCATGCCGATAAGGTCGTTGCTTCTGCGGAATCCTACATCGGACTCGTCGAGTTCGGAGTCGGACTGATTCCCGGCGGCGGCGGGTCCAAGGAATTCGCCCTGCGCGCCTCGGATGCCTACCGCGAGAACACGATTGATGAGCAGATGCTCCGCGAGTATTTCCTCACGATCGGAATGGCGAAAGTGTCCACGTCCGCCCACGAGGCTTTCGATCTCCGCATACTGGTCGATGGCCGTGATGAGGTCGTCGTCAATCCGGACCGCGTCATCGGGGAAGCCAAGCGGGCCGTACTCGAACTGGCCGATGATGGCTATACCCGTCCGGTGGAGCGAACCGACATCAAAGTGCTCGGTCGTTCCGCGCTCGGCATGATCTATGCCGGTGCCAATGCCATGGAGTCGGGACATTTCATCAGCGAACACGATCGGAAGATCTCGCAAAAACTCGCCTGGGTTCTCTCCGGTGGCGATCTTTCAGCCCCGACCCTTGTCTCCGAAAAGTACCTCCTCGACCTGGAGCGCGAAGCATTCCTCTCCCTCTGCGGAGAACGCAAAACGCTCGAGCGCATCCAAAGCATCCTGACCTCCGGCAAACCCTTGCGCAACTAA
- a CDS encoding nitronate monooxygenase: MRIENDLTRMLNLRLPLVMAPMFLVSNEAMIREAIGAGILGCFPSLNFRKEGELEGVLERLNQFLQTRQGQPGTYGVNLIVQRSNFLFERHLKVCVDRKVPVYITSLGNPTETIQAAHAYGAKVFCDVTNLTHAEKCARNGCDGFIAVGQGAGGHAGPYPLSLLVRTLKSHFPDIPVLAAGGIADGSGILSALASGASLAYCGTRFIATSEAPVGQPYKDAVIQSGMDQIVLTERISGTPCTVIRTPFVEKIGLKQNRFERWLGKNPRTRKYFKMLVQKRGFNWLEEAVKPGNYNNLWCAGQSVELIHDIVPVRTIVDRYESELNEAWQALSATIRP, translated from the coding sequence ATGAGAATTGAAAACGATCTGACCCGGATGCTCAACCTGCGACTTCCGTTGGTCATGGCACCCATGTTTCTGGTTAGTAACGAGGCGATGATCCGGGAGGCCATCGGGGCGGGTATTCTGGGCTGCTTTCCCAGCCTGAATTTCCGAAAGGAAGGCGAACTGGAAGGAGTACTCGAACGCTTGAACCAATTCCTGCAAACGCGCCAGGGTCAGCCGGGTACTTATGGAGTCAACCTGATCGTTCAGCGGAGCAACTTCCTCTTTGAACGTCACCTCAAAGTTTGTGTCGACCGGAAAGTTCCGGTATACATCACCTCGCTGGGTAATCCGACAGAAACCATCCAGGCGGCACATGCTTATGGCGCCAAAGTATTTTGCGACGTCACCAACCTGACCCACGCGGAAAAGTGTGCCCGAAACGGATGCGACGGGTTCATTGCCGTCGGTCAGGGTGCCGGCGGACATGCCGGCCCCTACCCGCTTTCGCTCCTGGTGCGCACGCTGAAGTCGCACTTTCCCGACATTCCGGTACTGGCAGCCGGTGGCATTGCAGACGGTAGCGGCATCCTGAGCGCCCTCGCATCGGGCGCTTCCCTGGCCTATTGCGGAACCCGTTTCATTGCCACATCCGAAGCTCCGGTCGGACAGCCCTACAAAGATGCAGTGATCCAATCCGGCATGGATCAGATCGTTCTTACGGAGCGCATCAGCGGGACACCCTGTACGGTGATTCGCACGCCCTTCGTCGAGAAGATCGGACTGAAACAAAACCGGTTCGAACGATGGCTGGGCAAGAATCCACGGACACGCAAATACTTCAAGATGCTGGTCCAAAAACGCGGTTTCAACTGGCTCGAAGAAGCGGTCAAGCCCGGCAACTACAACAATCTGTGGTGTGCCGGCCAAAGCGTCGAGCTGATCCACGATATCGTTCCGGTCAGGACCATTGTGGACCGGTATGAATCCGAATTGAACGAAGCCTGGCAGGCCCTTTCCGCTACCATCCGTCCCTGA
- a CDS encoding toxin-antitoxin system YwqK family antitoxin: protein MNRLTRNFFFFCVLLFWLAAGACGSAFAQVKEEKPKYAPGKEKHRNKTDEIGRKQGLWMFYNTFGEKIAETEFVNDIKEGIDRKFYSYDKVREETEYLGGVKEGEYNRYYFSGQVQLEGTYKDGKKDGKWTKYFEDGSIRQEGSYKVGLRDGVWKTYNRKGNVISESAYKNGIDLKVIEENKKKEDEAKKAAEKKKEGEKGKQPAPTTPPPATKPPQPKK, encoded by the coding sequence ATGAACCGACTAACCCGCAACTTCTTTTTCTTCTGCGTCTTGCTCTTCTGGCTCGCCGCAGGCGCCTGTGGCAGCGCCTTCGCGCAGGTGAAAGAAGAGAAACCCAAGTATGCACCGGGAAAAGAGAAGCACCGCAACAAGACCGACGAGATCGGCCGCAAGCAGGGGCTCTGGATGTTCTACAACACCTTCGGGGAGAAGATCGCCGAAACGGAATTCGTCAACGACATCAAAGAAGGGATCGACCGCAAATTCTACAGCTACGACAAAGTGCGCGAAGAGACCGAGTACCTCGGTGGAGTGAAAGAAGGGGAGTACAACCGTTATTATTTCTCCGGACAGGTGCAGCTCGAAGGAACCTACAAGGACGGAAAGAAAGACGGGAAATGGACCAAGTACTTCGAAGACGGCTCCATCCGCCAGGAAGGCAGTTACAAAGTCGGTCTCCGTGACGGCGTCTGGAAAACCTACAACCGCAAGGGCAACGTCATCAGCGAATCCGCCTACAAGAACGGAATCGACCTGAAGGTCATCGAAGAGAACAAAAAGAAGGAAGACGAAGCCAAGAAAGCCGCCGAGAAGAAGAAGGAAGGCGAGAAGGGAAAACAACCCGCTCCGACAACGCCTCCGCCGGCAACGAAGCCTCCACAACCGAAGAAGTAA
- a CDS encoding long-chain fatty acid--CoA ligase: MEIKRLFDIPRRQLDRFPKEDALTAKENGKWTPYSTRYFVDMIDRVSYGLLASGIGKGDKIAIISANRPEWNFVDHGMMQIAAVNVPIYTTLSEPEIKFILNDCGAKMVFAGDADLYQKIAAIRNEVPTLKQVYTFSPVTGADHWTELVKLGDQHTDASRLDSVRASIASGDLATILYTSGTTGTPKGVMLSHANIISNVEATEHLPPVDHRHRALSFLPLCHSYERMLTYLYMYLGVSIYYAESMDKIADNLKEVKPDVFSTVPRLLEKVYDRILAKGKEAPAVKRALFFWALNLGLRFEFGGKNGTWYESQLSLARKLVFSKWREALGGNVKAIVSGGAALQPRLARVFWAAGIPVLEGYGLTETSPVIAVNNFEPDGAAIGTVGPVIFNCEVKFAEDGEILCKGPNVMLGYYNRPDLTAEVIDADGWFHTGDIGMMQDGKHLKITDRKKEIFKTSGGKYIAPQALENKFKESQFIEQIMVIGENRNFPSALIVPAFAHLQKWCELHEIPWTDPATMIRNPQVIDRLGKEVAELNASFAQYEQVKKFELLAKEWTMDSGELTATLKLRRKIIAEKYKEQIERIYSVA, translated from the coding sequence ATGGAAATTAAACGTCTGTTCGATATTCCACGCCGTCAATTGGATCGTTTTCCCAAGGAGGACGCCCTGACGGCCAAGGAAAACGGGAAGTGGACTCCGTATTCTACCCGGTATTTCGTTGATATGATCGACCGGGTGAGCTACGGTTTACTCGCATCCGGAATCGGTAAAGGCGATAAGATCGCCATCATCTCGGCCAACCGGCCTGAATGGAATTTTGTCGACCACGGCATGATGCAGATCGCCGCGGTCAACGTCCCGATCTATACGACGCTTAGCGAACCGGAGATCAAGTTTATTCTGAACGACTGCGGCGCAAAAATGGTCTTTGCCGGCGACGCGGATCTCTATCAAAAGATCGCGGCCATCCGAAACGAGGTTCCGACCCTCAAACAGGTCTATACCTTTTCACCGGTCACCGGTGCCGATCACTGGACCGAGTTGGTGAAACTGGGCGACCAGCATACCGATGCTTCGCGCCTCGATAGCGTTCGTGCTTCCATTGCTTCCGGCGACCTCGCCACCATCCTGTACACTTCAGGAACGACCGGTACTCCGAAAGGCGTGATGTTATCGCACGCCAACATCATCAGCAACGTCGAAGCGACGGAACACCTTCCGCCGGTCGATCACCGCCACCGTGCGCTGAGCTTCCTTCCGCTCTGCCACAGTTACGAGCGGATGCTGACCTACCTGTACATGTACCTGGGCGTGTCGATCTACTATGCCGAAAGCATGGATAAGATCGCCGACAATCTGAAAGAGGTGAAGCCGGATGTGTTTTCCACCGTGCCACGCCTCCTGGAGAAAGTCTATGACCGCATATTGGCCAAAGGGAAAGAGGCCCCGGCCGTCAAGCGCGCCCTGTTTTTCTGGGCCCTCAACCTTGGACTCCGGTTTGAGTTCGGTGGCAAGAATGGAACGTGGTATGAATCCCAATTGTCGCTTGCCCGGAAGCTGGTGTTCTCCAAATGGCGAGAAGCGCTCGGTGGTAATGTCAAAGCGATTGTCAGCGGCGGGGCCGCCCTCCAACCCCGCCTCGCCCGCGTTTTCTGGGCGGCAGGTATTCCGGTACTCGAAGGATATGGTCTGACCGAAACGAGTCCCGTTATCGCCGTAAACAATTTTGAGCCCGATGGCGCCGCTATCGGTACGGTCGGTCCGGTCATTTTCAATTGTGAAGTCAAGTTCGCGGAAGATGGCGAGATACTGTGTAAAGGCCCCAACGTCATGCTCGGCTATTACAATCGCCCCGATCTGACCGCGGAAGTGATCGATGCAGACGGCTGGTTCCATACCGGCGATATCGGCATGATGCAGGACGGAAAGCACCTCAAGATCACCGATCGCAAGAAAGAGATCTTCAAGACTTCCGGAGGAAAGTACATCGCGCCCCAGGCACTCGAGAATAAGTTCAAGGAATCGCAGTTCATCGAGCAGATCATGGTCATCGGCGAGAACCGGAATTTCCCCTCCGCGCTGATCGTTCCGGCATTCGCTCACCTTCAGAAATGGTGCGAGTTGCACGAGATTCCCTGGACCGACCCGGCCACCATGATCCGCAACCCGCAGGTGATAGATCGGCTTGGTAAAGAAGTGGCAGAACTGAACGCCAGCTTCGCGCAGTACGAGCAGGTCAAGAAATTTGAACTGCTGGCAAAAGAATGGACCATGGACTCCGGTGAACTCACCGCTACCCTCAAGCTCCGCCGCAAGATCATCGCGGAGAAGTACAAGGAACAGATAGAACGCATTTACTCCGTCGCCTGA
- the nudK gene encoding GDP-mannose pyrophosphatase NudK — MANIRILRSDVLSDNWYLLRNYTLEYTRSDGKVEVQKREVYDRGNGVVVLLYNREQRTVVLTRQFRLPTSLNGNPDGRLIEACAGLLEDEHPDDCVRREVEEETGYQVRDVQKLMEVYMSPGVVTEILHFYFAEYHPERKVGKGGGHPDEQEDIEVLEMSFERALAMIDDGRIRDAKTIILLQQALIKGLFR; from the coding sequence ATGGCGAACATTCGCATTCTCCGGTCCGATGTACTGTCCGATAATTGGTACCTCCTCCGGAATTATACCCTCGAATACACCCGAAGCGACGGCAAAGTCGAAGTGCAGAAGCGGGAAGTCTACGATCGCGGCAATGGCGTGGTCGTGCTGCTGTACAATCGGGAACAACGCACCGTTGTCCTGACCAGGCAATTCCGCCTGCCGACTTCACTCAACGGTAACCCCGATGGCAGACTCATCGAAGCCTGTGCCGGACTCCTGGAGGACGAGCACCCCGACGATTGTGTGCGACGTGAAGTGGAGGAGGAGACCGGCTACCAGGTCCGGGATGTACAAAAGCTCATGGAAGTGTACATGTCGCCCGGCGTCGTTACCGAGATCCTGCATTTTTATTTCGCCGAATACCACCCGGAAAGAAAAGTGGGCAAGGGGGGAGGTCACCCGGACGAACAGGAAGATATCGAAGTGCTCGAAATGTCGTTTGAACGGGCCTTGGCGATGATAGACGACGGCCGTATCCGCGATGCGAAGACCATCATCCTGTTGCAACAGGCGTTGATAAAGGGACTCTTTCGGTAA